One window of Trifolium pratense cultivar HEN17-A07 linkage group LG5, ARS_RC_1.1, whole genome shotgun sequence genomic DNA carries:
- the LOC123886171 gene encoding uncharacterized protein LOC123886171: MGRAKIAMKYIQKGKSRKLSYNQRINGLKSKISEFSKSGAKACLIVYNDDDNFGAMTWPEDPTTVNSMLQEYEHQKIETPPKIFDVKDYFENKKDIAQAAIIKVRKDILKNKYPTWHPNFNQMEEKNLISFITSIEEKIQVCNGKISMLKDMQQNDTNFLQNTPHMQIMVQENVTIPQMQQQIHAPMKSIDDIQAENVTIPQMQQQIHAPMKSIDDISEMVVQENVFIPQMHAPMKSIDDISEMMVQENVIIPQMQQQIHAPMKSIDDISEMVVQENVFIPQMHAPMKSIDDISEMMVQENVTIHQMQQQIHPPVKSIDYINEMMDFTDLVDLPPISSTKQLGQFVECGNQVFNHDTQLVDPIDWTNYLDPDIFNWASNPDELSCKDISTR; the protein is encoded by the coding sequence aTGGGCCGTGCAAAAATAGCTATGAAATACATCCAAAAGGGGAAATCTCGCAAACTATCTTACAATCAGAGAATAAATGGATTAAAAAGCAAAATTTCTGAATTTTCTAAGTCCGGAGCAAAAGCTTGCTTGATTGTGtacaatgatgatgataattttGGAGCGATGACATGGCCAGAAGATCCAACAACCGTAAACTCCATGCTTCAAGAATATGAGCATCAAAAGATTGAGACACCTCCTAAGATATTTGATGTCAAAGACtactttgaaaataaaaaagatatagcTCAAGCTGCAATTATCAAGGTGCGCAAAGATATCCTCAAGAACAAGTATCCAACTTGGcatccaaatttcaatcaaATGGAAGAGAAAAATCTCATTTCTTTCATTACTAGCATAGAGGAAAAGATTCAAGTTTGTAATGGAAAAATTAGCATGCTTAAAGATATGCAACAAAATGACACTAATTTCTTGCAAAACACTCCTCACATGCAAATTATGGTACAAGAGAATGTTACCATACCTCAAATGCAACAACAAATTCATGCTCCTATGAAATCAATTGATGATATACAAGCTGAGAATGTTACCATACCTCAAATGCAACAACAAATTCATGCTCCTATGAAGTCAATTGATGATATTAGTGAGATGGTGGTACAAGAGAATGTTTTCATACCTCAAATGCATGCCCCTATGAAGTCAATTGATGATATTAGTGAGATGATGGTACAAGAGAATGTTATCATACCTCAAATGCAACAACAAATTCATGCTCCTATGAAGTCAATTGATGATATTAGTGAGATGGTGGTACAAGAGAATGTTTTCATACCTCAAATGCATGCCCCTATGAAGTCAATTGATGATATTAGTGAGATGATGGTACAAGAGAATGTTACCATACATCAAATGCAACAACAAATTCATCCTCCTGTGAAGTCAATTGATTACATTAATGAGATGATGGATTTCACCGATCTTGTTGATTTGCCTCctatttcatcaacaaagcaACTTGGTCAATTTGTGGAGTGTGGTAATCAAGTGTTTAATCATGATACTCAACTTGTTGATCCTATTGATTGGACTAATTATCTTGATCCTGATATTTTCAACTGGGCTAGTAACCCAGATGAGCTTTCTTGCAAAGATATTTCAACTAGGTGA